The Panicum hallii strain FIL2 chromosome 9, PHallii_v3.1, whole genome shotgun sequence genome has a window encoding:
- the LOC112878349 gene encoding pentatricopeptide repeat-containing protein At2g13600-like, producing MRAAARVRRPRPQRPLPEPATPSISPAARAKTKETPAPLTLPLKALKFRLANGPPLASTAKALKSYAETCTSLLRLCRHTAAAASNRPSSSVSSTLPLVLSLHAHALRSGLGADCSVASNLLTGYAAFARSADRDRAFDDCVASGAASSFVYDFMVSEHVKAGDIASARRLFDGMPERSVVSYTTMVDALMKRGSVSDAVELYERCPLHSVAFFTAMISGFVRNELYKDALHVFRKMLSCSVRPNVVTLICVIKACVGACEFDLAMGVVGLAIKWNLFEKSIEVHNSLITLYLRMGDAAAAHRVFDEMQVRDVVSWTALLDVYAELGDLEGARRVLDAMPERNEVSWGTLIARHEQKGDAAEAVRLYSQMLADSCRPNISCFSSVLSACATLQDLRGGTKIHANALKMGSTSNLFVSSSLIDMYCKCKQCTDAQRIFDSLPQKNIVCWNSLISGYSWNGKMMEADELFKKMPARNAASWNTMISGYAENRRFVDALKSFSAMLASGQIPGEITLSSVLLACANLCSLEMGKMVHAKIVKLGIEDNIFMGTALSDMYAKSGDLDSSKKIFYKMPEKNSITWTAMVQGLAENGFAEESILLFENMMANGISPNEHTFLAILFACSHSGLVEQAIHYFETMQAHGIPPKQKHYTCMVDVLARAGRLTEAEELLMKVPSNFEASAWSALLSACNTYSNKEIGERAAMKLHELEKDNTAGYVLLSNMYASCGKWKDAAEMRILMKGASLKKDGGCSWLQLKGQYHAFFSWEAKHPLSLEIYEILDLVMWELTV from the coding sequence GCCGTCATACCGCCGCCGCAGCCAGCAACCGACCTTCTTCCTCAGTCTCCTCCACCCTGCCGCTCGTCCTCTCGTTGCATGCGCACGCCCTCCGCTCCGGCCTCGGCGCCGACTGCTCCGTCGCGTCGAACCTCCTCACTGGCTACGCCGCATTCGCCCGCTCCGCGGATCGCGACCGGGCCTTCGATGACTGCGTTGCCTCCGGTGCGGCCTCCTCCTTCGTGTACGACTTCATGGTGTCGGAGCACGTAAAGGCCGGGGACATCGCCTCTGCTCGCAGGCTGTTCGACGGAATGCCCGAGCGGAGCGTCGTGTCGTACACAACCATGGTGGACGCGCTCATGAAGCGTGGGTCTGTGAGCGATGCGGTTGAGCTGTATGAGCGGTGCCCGCTCCACTCAGTCGCCTTCTTCACCGCTATGATTTCTGGGTTTGTACGCAATGAACTCTACAAAGATGCACTCCATGTGTTTCGCAAGATGCTAAGCTGCAGTGTGAGACCTAATGTGGTTACACTGATTTGTGTGATCAAGGCTTGTGTGGGTGCATGTGAATTTGATCTGGCCATGGGTGTGGTGGGATTGGCAATCAAATGGAACTTGTTTGAGAAGAGTATTGAGGTACACAATTCTTTGATCACTCTGTATCTAAGAATGGGAGATGCAGCTGCAGCACACAGGGTGTTTGATGAGATGCAGGTGAGGGATGTTGTCTCATGGACTGCATTACTTGATGTGTACGCTGAGTTGGGTGACCTCGAGGGAGCTCGACGGGTCCTTGATGCAATGCCTGAGAGAAATGAGGTCTCGTGGGGTACTTTGATTGCAAGGCATGAGCAGAAAGGTGATGCTGCAGAAGCAGTAAGGCTTTACAGTCAAATGCTTGCTGACAGTTGTAGGCCAAACATTTCATGCTTCTCTAGTGTGCTAAGTGCTTGTGCTACCCTTCAAGACTTAAGAGGAGGAACTAAGATCCATGCCAATGCCCTGAAGATGGGTTCTACCAGCAATTTGTTTGTATCTAGCTCTTTGATTGACATGTACTGCAAATGCAAGCAGTGCACAGATGCTCAAAGGATATTTGATTCCCTCCCACAAAAGAACATAGTATGCTGGAACTCTCTTATTTCAGGTTATAGTTGGAATGGCAAAATGATGGAGGCAGATGAGCTCTTCAAGAAGATGCCTGCAAGGAACGCAGCTTCATGGAACACAATGATTTCTGGTTATGCAGAAAATCGACGATTTGTTGATGCACTAAAATCTTTCAGTGCAATGTTGGCTTCAGGGCAGATTCCAGGAGAAATTACCCTGTCAAGTGTTCTTCTTGCATGCGCAAACTTGTGCTCTTTAGAGATGGGCAAGATGGTTCATGCTAAGATTGTCAAGCTTGGAATCGAAGATAACATCTTTATGGGGACTGCACTCAGTGACATGTATGCCAAGTCAGGGGATTTGGACAGCTCCAAGAAGATATTTTATAAAATGCCTGAAAAAAATAGTATCACTTGGACTGCCATGGTTCAGGGACTTGCAGAAAATGGATTTGCAGAAGAGTCTATTTTGTTGTTCGAGAATATGATGGCAAATGGAATATCACCGAATGAGCATACATTTTTAGCTATTCTATTTGCTTGTTCCCACAGTGGTTTGGTGGAACAAGCCATACATTATTTTGAAACAATGCAAGCACATGGCATCCCACCTAAACAGAAGCACTACACCTGCATGGTTGATGTCCTAGCTCGAGCTGGTCGTTTGACAGAAGCCGAAGAGCTTCTCATGAAGGTTCCAAGTAACTTTGAAGCAAGTGCATGGTCAGCTCTTCTGAGTGCTTGCAACACTTACAGCAACAAGGAGATTGGTGAGAGGGCAGCAATGAAACTTCATGAGTTGGAGAAGGATAATACAGCGGGCTATGTGCTACTCTCGAACATGTATGCATCTTGTGGTAAATGGAAAGATGCTGCTGAGATGAGGATACTGATGAAAGGAGCTAGCCTTAAGAAAGATGGTGGCTGCAGCTGGTTACAATTGAAGGGACAATATCATGCCTTCTTTTCTTGGGAAGCAAAGCATCCATTGTCATTGGAAATTTATGAAATCTTGGATCTAGTGATGTGGGAATTGACTGTTTGA